In Microbacterium enclense, one genomic interval encodes:
- a CDS encoding adenylosuccinate synthase yields MPGIVIVGVQWGDEGKGKATDLLGERTDWVVKFNGGNNAGHTVVIGDEKYALHLLPSGILSPGVTPVIGNGVVVDLEVLFAELEALNARGLDTSRLKISANAHIITQYHRTLDKVTERFLGKRQIGTTGRGIGPAYADKINRVGIRVQDLFDENILRQKVEGALDQKNHLLVKVFNRRSITVDEVVEDLLAYAERVRPMVADTSLLLNEALDAGDIVVFEGGQATMLDVDHGTYPFVTSSSATAGGASTGSGVGPNRLDRIVGIVKAYTTRVGSGPFPTELFDESGDWLRSRGFEFGTTTGRPRRVGWYDAPITRYATRINGITDLVLTKLDILGGLDEIPVCVAYDVDGVRFDDLPVNQTDFHHAKPIYETFPGWSEDISTARTFEDLPQTAQEYVLALEKMSGTRISVIGVGPARDQVIVRHNLID; encoded by the coding sequence ATGCCCGGAATCGTGATCGTCGGCGTCCAGTGGGGCGACGAGGGCAAGGGCAAGGCCACCGATCTGCTCGGTGAGCGCACCGACTGGGTGGTGAAGTTCAACGGCGGCAACAACGCCGGGCACACCGTCGTCATCGGCGACGAGAAGTACGCCCTGCACCTGCTGCCCAGTGGCATCCTCTCGCCCGGGGTGACCCCTGTCATCGGCAACGGTGTCGTCGTCGACCTCGAAGTGCTCTTCGCTGAGCTCGAGGCGCTCAACGCCCGCGGCCTCGACACCAGCCGGCTGAAGATCAGCGCCAACGCGCACATCATCACGCAGTACCACCGCACGCTCGACAAGGTCACCGAGCGCTTCCTCGGCAAGCGCCAGATCGGCACCACCGGGCGCGGCATCGGTCCCGCGTACGCCGACAAGATCAACCGTGTCGGCATCCGCGTGCAAGACCTCTTCGACGAGAACATCCTGCGCCAGAAGGTCGAGGGCGCCCTCGACCAGAAGAACCACCTGCTCGTGAAGGTCTTCAACCGCCGCTCGATCACGGTCGACGAGGTCGTCGAAGACCTGCTCGCCTACGCCGAGCGCGTGCGCCCCATGGTCGCCGACACCTCACTGCTGTTGAACGAGGCTCTGGATGCCGGCGACATCGTCGTCTTCGAGGGCGGCCAGGCCACCATGCTCGACGTCGACCACGGCACCTACCCCTTCGTCACGTCGTCGTCCGCGACGGCCGGCGGGGCGTCGACCGGCTCGGGCGTCGGCCCGAACCGCCTCGACCGCATCGTCGGCATCGTGAAGGCCTACACCACGCGTGTCGGCTCCGGCCCCTTCCCCACCGAGCTCTTCGACGAGAGCGGTGACTGGCTGCGCTCGCGCGGCTTCGAGTTCGGTACGACCACCGGTCGCCCGCGCCGCGTCGGCTGGTACGACGCGCCCATCACGCGCTACGCCACGCGCATCAACGGCATCACCGACCTCGTGCTGACCAAGCTCGACATCCTCGGTGGACTCGACGAGATCCCCGTGTGCGTCGCCTACGACGTCGACGGCGTCCGCTTCGACGATCTGCCCGTCAACCAGACCGACTTCCACCACGCGAAGCCGATCTACGAGACCTTCCCCGGCTGGAGCGAAGACATCTCCACGGCGCGCACCTTCGAGGATCTGCCGCAGACGGCCCAGGAGTACGTGCTCGCCCTCGAGAAGATGAGCGGCACGCGCATCTCGGTCATCGGCGTCGGCCCCGCGCGCGACCAGGTGATCGTGCGACACAACCTGATCGACTGA
- a CDS encoding Pr6Pr family membrane protein has product MGRSAAWATGWNIARVAVAAVIAAAVMAQFVSSLAGAQANGRDVATVVANFFSFFTILSNVSAMVALAIVGVRFFARGRRLDADPPALATVLAWVSTYMVVTGVVYNLLLRGLPLQPETVGWSNEVMHVWGPLFLLLDVVIGPCRRRLPWSAALGAAIFPLAWIAYTLVRAPLITNPTTGDPFWYPYPFLNPANGGWGSVALYIVVIAAVIVGVAFGVVAIGRARGIRSS; this is encoded by the coding sequence ATGGGGCGATCGGCGGCGTGGGCGACGGGCTGGAACATCGCGCGGGTCGCCGTGGCGGCCGTCATCGCGGCGGCCGTCATGGCGCAGTTCGTGTCCTCGCTCGCGGGCGCTCAGGCCAATGGACGCGACGTCGCCACGGTCGTGGCGAACTTCTTCAGCTTCTTCACGATCCTCTCCAACGTCTCGGCGATGGTGGCGCTGGCGATCGTCGGTGTCCGGTTCTTCGCGCGGGGCCGCCGTCTCGACGCCGATCCCCCGGCGCTCGCCACCGTGCTCGCCTGGGTGTCGACGTACATGGTGGTCACGGGCGTCGTCTACAACCTCCTGCTCCGGGGTCTGCCCCTGCAACCCGAGACCGTCGGCTGGTCGAACGAGGTCATGCACGTGTGGGGTCCGCTCTTCCTCCTGCTCGACGTCGTGATCGGACCGTGCCGTCGACGACTGCCCTGGAGCGCGGCCCTCGGCGCAGCGATCTTCCCTCTCGCGTGGATCGCGTACACGCTCGTGCGCGCACCGCTCATCACCAACCCCACGACGGGGGACCCGTTCTGGTACCCCTACCCCTTCCTCAACCCCGCGAACGGCGGCTGGGGAAGCGTCGCGCTCTACATCGTGGTCATCGCCGCGGTGA